In Flavobacterium gelatinilyticum, a genomic segment contains:
- a CDS encoding ComEC/Rec2 family competence protein has protein sequence MNIKFLKAGSGDSILIHHKKYNVLIDGGNDSSYLINEVNEIYSKEEAIDLLIITHHDDDHIKGIIELVKSIKNGNYGKDFIKRVLFNSPRKILGLVPLPQNDNLLSYKQSFELENLFLELSIKWEQCTEETAQIVFDDLKIDFLSPTSEDLNMYSSHKSVRLSDAKCDWTSTMSELEKYIDDENQDTSLPNKCSIVINVECDDKKVLLTGDVTPDRLELIVLNLLAESLTDRLSFDYIKLPHHGSYRSLNRKILEKIKCNNYIFSTSSKRHYLPNKRALLKLLKFVKRDKDKLDFIFNYNEALINLQITEKEKEKYNFKLTPNNKDYGIII, from the coding sequence ATGAACATAAAATTTTTAAAGGCAGGATCAGGTGATTCAATACTAATTCATCATAAAAAGTATAATGTTTTGATTGATGGTGGTAATGATAGTAGCTATCTGATAAATGAAGTAAATGAAATTTATTCTAAGGAAGAAGCAATAGATTTATTGATTATTACTCATCATGATGATGATCACATTAAAGGCATAATAGAATTGGTAAAATCTATAAAAAATGGAAATTATGGAAAGGATTTTATTAAAAGAGTCTTATTTAATTCTCCTCGAAAAATATTAGGACTAGTACCTTTACCTCAAAATGACAATCTACTTTCTTATAAACAATCTTTTGAATTAGAAAATTTGTTTTTGGAACTATCTATCAAGTGGGAACAATGTACTGAAGAAACTGCTCAGATAGTTTTTGATGATTTAAAAATTGATTTCCTCTCTCCAACTTCTGAAGATCTCAATATGTACAGCAGCCATAAGAGTGTAAGGCTTTCTGATGCTAAATGCGATTGGACATCCACAATGTCTGAATTAGAAAAATATATAGATGATGAAAATCAGGATACCTCTTTGCCTAATAAATGCAGTATCGTTATTAATGTGGAATGTGATGATAAAAAAGTCCTTCTGACTGGAGATGTAACACCTGATAGATTAGAATTAATTGTTCTGAATTTGTTAGCAGAATCTCTTACTGATAGACTGTCTTTTGATTACATTAAACTTCCGCATCATGGAAGCTATAGAAGCTTAAATAGAAAAATTTTAGAAAAGATAAAATGTAATAATTATATTTTCAGCACTAGTAGTAAAAGACATTATCTGCCAAATAAAAGGGCACTTTTAAAATTATTAAAATTTGTTAAGAGAGATAAAGATAAACTGGATTTTATATTTAATTACAATGAGGCTTTAATAAATCTTCAGATAACAGAAAAAGAAAAAGAAAAGTATAATTTTAAATTAACTCCAAATAATAAGGACTATGGGATTATTATCTGA